GGCGCAGCGCCTGGCCCCCGATTCGCCCGCCGTGCTGCACGAATGCGCGGGCGCCCTGCTGCTGATGGACGGCAGCGCCCGCCTAGAAGAAGCCAACCGCCTGCAGGAAGCGGCCGCCCACGCCACGCCCCGCGACGCGGTGGAGCGCCTGTGGGTAGAGCTAGCACGCACCAGCCTGACGCTGTAGTTGGCATTCGCGGCGCGGCCACGGCCTTCGCTACAGCCTTCGCCACGGCCTCCGTGCCAGCACGGCGCTAACATGCCCGAGCCCACAGGCCGCACCGGCACGGTCGCTTCAAGGCTTCACCGCGCCAATCGCATCGCCCAAGAAAGCCTGCGCCGCGGCCACATTTTTTGCCACTGAACCCAGGAGACTTCCCCATGTCCGATCTCAAAGCGCGCTTTGAAGCCGCCGTTGCCGATTCCAAGGCCCTGAGCGAGCGGCCCGACAACCCGACGCTGCTGAAGATCTATTCGCTGTACAAGCAGGCCACCGAGGGCAACAACGAAGAGGCCAAGCCGGGCATGACCGACATCGTGGCGCGCGCCAAGTGGGATGCCTGGAAAAAGCTGGAAGACACCAGCGCCGATGAGGCGATGCAGCAGTACATCGACTTGATTGACGAGCTGAAGGGCTAAGCCCGCCGGGCGCTGCGCCTTGGCAGCCTTGCGCAAGACGACGCCGGTTCCCGTCGCGGGTTGATGGAACGGCGTTGGCTGGATCGGCGGCCCATCGCGTTGCGGTGCGTGCGGGCCGCTGCAATGAAAGAGCCACCACGGCGTGGCGCACCGCCCTGCCCGCTTGAACAAATTGGCCGCCAGCGCCCTGCCCGCTTGCGCAAGCAGCTAGATTTTCTATAGCGAACGGCTCGCTCGCCACTTCAGACCGGCACCGTACTCAGGCGCGATCCACTCCATTCGCAAGGGCCGCTCATCGGGCCTTCGGCTCAACCGAATCGCTCTGCGCGGTTTGCTCAGCTTGTTCTTCCAGCGCCCGCAGCTTCGCCAACCGCTCTGGCTTGGGCAGCTTGGCCAATTGCGCCACGGCGGCGTGAAAGCGTGGCCAGTTGCCGCCTTCGCGGGCGAACAAGGCTTCAAACGCGGGCACCAGTTCGTCGTACGCGGCCTGCACGCCAAAGAAGGCGTTGTTGGCGTCGGCCACCCAGCGGTCGTAGCCGTCGTACGGCGTTCCGGCGGCGGCCCAGCGGGCTTTCAGCTCGGCGTAGCGTTGGCGAAAGCGCGCCATTGCTTCTGATTTCATAGCTGGCAGCGCTTGTGGGTCGTGCGCCAGCGCCTCTTTTTGCTTGTAGACGGCGCTCAGGTCATCGCGCGTGGCGCGGCTCAAATCGCGGAAGTCCCGGCGGCGTTGGTCGTAGGCGGCGTATTCCTGGCGCGCGGCCTGGCTGGCGTGCGTGGCCAGCCACTGCTGGCCGCCCAGGCGTTCCACGGCGGTGGCGTACGACTCGTTGAACATGGTGTCGTCGTCTACGTAGACCACCTGGTGCGCCAGCTCGTGAAAGACCATGCGCGCCAGCTCGCCCTCGGGGTAGCGGATGAAGGTGGACAGCAGCGGATCGCCGCCCATCCAATTCAGCCAGCCCAGCGTGGAATAGGCTGGGATGCCGTACACGCGCACCTCCAGCCCCTCTTCACGCTGCAGCCGATCGGCCAGCGCCTTGGCGGCCGCCTCGTCGTAGTAGCCGCGGTAGCCCACGCAGCCCACGAACGGAAAGCACCAGCGCTTGAGCGTGAGCGAATCCGCCGGCGCAGCGGCCACGTTCCACACGGCGGCGCGGCGCTTCAGATCGGCGTAGCGGTGGTAGCTGGCGTTGTCGGGCAGCGCCAGATCGGTCACGGCAAAGGCGCGGATGCGCTGCGCCAGCGCCAGCCGCGCCTTCAAGTCCGGCGGCGTGGCCGGGTCGGCCAGCAATTGCTCGACCGGCTTGGCCGCGCCCATCAGCGCCAAATGGCCTTCGATGGATTGGGCGTAGTAGCTGGCGGTGGTGCAGCCGCTGAGCATGCCCGCGGCCAATGCCGCGCAGGCGATGAAGGCGCCGGCGGTTCTCACGCCGCCTTCCGTCCCAGCAACACGGGCTGAAACAGCACGCCGTCGCGCCGCGTCACGGCCACAAAACCGGCCTGCGCCATCAGCGCCATCAGGTGCGCCACCGTCACCGCGTAATAGCGGGTGACGGTGACGCGCGTGTCGCAGCGGCCGTCGTCGTGCTCGGTGGTGAGGTACATGCGCAGGTCATAGTGATCGCCGTCCCACTCCCAGACCTGCACGGCCAGGAAGTTGGCATCGGGCAGCCGGCGAAAACCATAGGGGCGCACATCGGGGCTGATGCGCGGCGTGGCCGCGTAGTCGCGCACCGAGAAGACCGCCACGCCGCCCGGCGCCAGGCAGCGGTGGCACTGGCGCAGCGCCTGCAGCAGCTCGGCGTCGGTCAGCAGGTGCGGCAGCGCGTTGTCGCAGGCCAGCACGGCGGCGTAAGCGGCGTCGGGCGCGCTCAGGGTGCGCAGGTCGTCCACGCGCACCTGGGCAGACAGACCGCGTGCCGCCAGCTCGTCACGCAAGCGCTGCACCGCCTGCGGCGACACATCGCACGCTGTCACGGCGTAGCCGCCTTGCACCAAGCCCAGGGTCTGCGTGCCGATGCCGCAGGCGGCGTCCAGCACCGCCGCGCCCGGCAGCACGCCGTGCGACGCCAGCAGGCTTTGCAGCGCACCGCCCTGGTCGGCCACCGCCTGCGCCCAATCCGCGTACAGCAGGTGGTAGCGCGCCGCCAGGTCGTCGTAGAAAGCCGCCGGATCGCGGCCGGCTTCAGACATGGGCGAGCGCCGCCACCTGCACGGCGCAGTCGTAAAACGTCGGCCCGCGGCCGATGTCGGTCAGCTGCTGGCTGGTGACTTCGTTGACGTTGGTGCCCGCCACGCCCAGCTTGCGCCACCAGATGCCCAGGCCGTTGACGACGCCGGGGCGCGCGCGCGTGCTGATGTGCGCCTTCACGCGGTATTCGCCCCGGTCGTTGAACACGCGCACCAGCTGCTCGCTGGCGATGCCGCGCGCGGCGGCGTCGTCGGGGTGGATTTCGAGCAGCGGCTCGCCTTCCATGTCGCGCAGGGTTTGCACGTTGACGAAGCTGCTGTTGAGAAAGTTGCGCGCGGGCGGCGAGATCATGGCCAGCGGGTACGCCGGGTGGGCGCCGGCCACTTCGCGGTTGGGCACGTGGTTGGGCAGGCCGTCGCCCACCGCACCGGCTTCGCCGCTTTGCGCCAGTGCGGCGCTGAAGAATTCGCAGCGGCCCGAGGGCGTGGGAAAGCCGCCGTCGGCAAAGGGCGCGTCGGGTACGGCCAGGCGGGCGAAGCCGCCTTGCAGCAGCACGTCGAAATCGACCTTGTCGCCGTACGCCTGGCGGCACAGCGCTTCGTCGCTGTCGGCAAAGCACGGCTCGTCAAAACCCATGCGGGCGGCCAGGTCGCGGAAGATCTGCGCGTTGGAGCGCGCCTGCCCCAGCGGCGCGATGGCCGGACGGTTGAGCAGCACGTCGGTGTGGCCGTAGGACAGGTGCACGTCCCAGTGCTCCAGCTGCGTGGTGGCGGGCAGCACGATGTCGGCGTGGTCGGCCGTGTCGGTCAAGAACTGCTCCAGCACCACGGTGAAGAGGTCTTCGCGCGCGAAGCCCGCCGCCACCTGGCGCGATTCGGGCGCCACGGCCACCGGGTTGCTGTTGTAGACCACCAGCGCCTGCACCGCCGGGCCGAATTCGGGCGACGCGGGGCGCAGCAGATCGGCGCCGATGGTCGACATGTTGATGGTGCGCGGCGTGCGCCCGGCCAGCAGATCGGGCCGCTGCAGCGCGGCGCGGTCGACCGGGTAGTGGCCCGAGGTAGACAGCAGCAGCCCGCCCGCGCGGTGCCGCCACGCACCCGTCAGCGCGGGCAGGCAGGCGACGGCGCGCATGGCGTTGCCGCCGCCCGCGCAGCGCTGCAGGCCGTAGTTGACGCGGATCGCCGCCGGTTTTGTGGTGCCATAGGCACGTGCCAGCTCGATGATTTGCGCCTCTGGCACACCACACACCTGCGCCACGCGCTGCGGATTCCATAGCAGGGCGCGCTCTTTCAGCGCGGGCCAGCCGAGCGTATGGCGCTCGATGTAGTCGTGGTCCAGCCAGTCGTTCACGATCAGCTGGTGCATCAGGCCCAGCGCCAGCGCGCCGTCGGTGCCGGGCAGCAGGGCGATGTGCTCGTCGCACTTGTCGGCCGTTTCGGTGCGGCGCGGGTCGATGCAGACCAGCCGCGCGCCCGCGCGCCGCGCCTGTTGCGCCAGGCGCCAGAAATGCAGGTTGCTGGTGATGGAGTTGCTGCCCCAGATCAGAATCAGCCGGCTTTCGGCGAAGAACTCGACCTTCATGCCCACCTTGCCGCCCAGCGTGTGCGTCAGGGCCTCGCCGCCGGCGGTGGAGCAGATGGTGCGGTCCAGCAGGCTGGCGCCCAGGCGGAGGAAAAACCGCCGATCCATCGATTCGCCCTGCACCAGCCCCATGGTGCCCGCGTAGCTGTAGGGCAGGATGGCCTGCGGGTCGCGCGCGGCGATGGCGCCTAGGCGCTGGGCGATTTCGTCCAGCGCGGCGTCCCAGCCGATGGGCTCAAAGCGCCCCTCGCCCTTGGCGCCGACCCGCTTGAGTGGCGTCAGCACGCGCTGCGGGTGGTGGGTACGTTCGGCGTAGCGCGACACCTTGGCGCACAGCACGCCGTCGGTGGGCGGGTGCGCCGGGTTGCCGCGCACGCGCACCGCGCGACCGTCCTGCACCGTGGTGATCAGGCTGCAGGTGTCCGGGCAGTCGTGCGGACAGGCGCCCACCACCTCAGCCATGGTGATCAGTCCGCCAAATACAACGAGATGGAAAAATCAAGATGAAATACCTGTAGCAGTATGAAAGATTCTGGCGAGACCGTGTAAACTTTTGGCTACTTCTGACTTTGAGCAACGGGGCCAGCCATGAAGCAGTCATTCTCATTCAATCGGCGTCAGTTTGCTCGAATGCTGGGGGCCAGCGCGGTCGCTGGCGCGGGGCTGGTGCGCGCGCAGGACTCGCGCATCGTGCTCGGCCAGTCGGCGGCGTTTTCGGGGCCTTCCATGCAGTTGGGCACGCAGTTCCATGCCGGCGCGCAGCTCTTTTTTCAGCAGCAGGCTGCACAGGGCGGCGTGAACGGCCGCACTGTGGAGATTCGCCAGCTGGACGACGGCTATGAGCCCGACCGCTGCGCGCAAAACACCGAAAAGCTGATCCGCGACGACGTGTTCGCCCTCTTCGGCTACGTGGGTACGCCCACCAGCGTGGCGGCGCTGCCCCTGGCCAGCGCGGCGCGCGTGCCGTTTTTTGCGCCCTTCACCGGCGCCATGACCCTGCGCGAGCCCTTCAAGCGCGAGGCCTTTCACCTGCGCGCGTCCTACGACGATGAGACCGAGCTGATCGTCAAACAGCTGGTCAACCTGCACCAGGACCGCATAGGCGTGTTTTTTCAGAACGATGCTTACGGCAAGGCCGGCCTGGCGGGCGTGACCAAGGCGCTGGCCGCGCGCAAGCTCAAGCCGGTGGCCGAGGCGACGGTCGAACGCAACAGCGTGGACGTGGCCGCCGCCGTGGCCAAGCTGGCGCCTTCGGGCGCGCAGGCCATCGTGCAGGTGGGCTCGTACAAGGCCTGCGCCGCGTTCATCCGCGCGGCGCGCAAGGCGGGTTTTGGCGGTACCTTCTACAACGTGTCCTTCGTGGGCACGCAGGCCCTGGCGGACGAGCTGGGCAAAGACGGCGCGGGCGTGATGGTGTCGCAGGTCATGCCCTCGCCGTATAGCGCGGTGCGGCCCATCACGCGCGAATTCGTCGCCGCCGCGCGGCAAAGCGGCAAGGTGAACCCCAATTACTCCAGCATGGAAGGCTATCTGGCGGCCAAGGTGTTCGCCGAGGGCCTGCGCCGCGCGGGCGGGCGCCCCACGCGCGACAGCCTGGTCACGGCGCTGGAATCCATCAACGACGATTTCGGCGGCTACCGCGTGGGCTTCGCGTCCAACAACCACGTCGCCTCGCGCTTTGTCGAGCTGTCGATGCTGACGGGCGACGGCCGCGTGCGCGTCTGAATACAAGCCGAATGGGCCTCTGGCGCGCATGGGGTATGCGCTGGTAGCTTCTTTTTTGATAGCGGCCACCAACGGAATGCGTGCCGGGCCCAGTCGGCGGGTCTGCACGCTTTGCACCGGCGCGCGCTAGACTGATTTGTATGAAGCTGATCGACTCCATCCTCACCCAGGCCGCCGGCATTGCCGCCGTGCGGCGCGACATCCACGCGCACCCCGAGCTGTGCTTTGAAGAGGTGCGCACCGCCGATCTGGTGGCGGCCAAGCTGACCGAATGGGGCATTCCGGTGCACCGCGGGCTGGGCACCACCGGCGTGGTGGGCATCGTGCACGGGCGCGACGGCGGGCAAAGCGGCCGCGCCATTGGCCTGCGCGCCGACATCGACGCGCTGCCGATGACCGAGTTCAACACCTTCGCCCACGCCAGCACGCACCCCGGCAAGATGCACGCCTGCGGCCACGACGGCCACACCGCCATGCTGCTGGCCGCCGCCCAGCACCTGGCGCAGCACCGCAACTTCGACGGCACCGTGTACCTGATCTTCCAGCCCGCCGAAGAGGGCGGCGGCGGCGCGCGCGAGATGATCAAGGACGGGCTGTTCACGCAGTTCGACATGGAAGCCGTGTTCGGCATGCACAACTGGCCCGGCATGGACGTGGGCAAGTTCGCCGTCAGCGCGGGCCCGGTGATGGCGTCCAGCAACGAATTCAAGATCGTGATCACCGGTAAGGGCGGCCACGCGGCCATGCCCCACATGGGCACCGACCCGGTGCCGGTCGCCTGCCAGATCGTGCAGGGCTTTCAGACCATCCTGACGCGCAACAAAAAGCCGGTGGAAGCGGGCGTGATCTCGGTGACGATGATCCACGCGGGCGAGGCCACCAACGTCATCCCCGACAGCTGCGAAATTCAGGGAACGGTGCGCACCTTCACCTTTGAAACGCTGGATCTGATCGAGCGGCGCATGCGGGAAATCGCCGAGGGCGTCAGCGCTGCGTTTGGCGCCACCTGCGCGTTCGAGTTCGAGCGCAACTACCCGCCCACCATCAACACGCCGTACGAGGCCGATTTCTGCCGCCGCGTGATGGCCGACATCGTGGGGCCCGACAACGCCATTGCGCAAGAACCCACCATGGGCGCCGAAGACTTCTCCTTCATGCTGCAGGAAAAGCCGGGCGCCTACTGCTTCATCGCCAACGGCTTTGGCGCGCACCGCGGCCAGTACGAAGGCGGCGGGCACGACGCGGGCCCGTGCACGCTGCACAACCCGCATTACGACTTCAACGACGACCTGATCCCGCTGGGCGCCACCTACTGGGTGCGCCTGGCCGAGCAGTGGCTGGCCCACCAGCCGCCCGCCGACCGGCCCATGCCGCAAGGCGCGGGCAAGTAAGCGCGCGCTGTGCCGCCCGGCGCCGTGTCCAACTTACCGGCCGCGGCTTTCGGCCCGGCCACGCCGCTGCTGCGGCAGTTTGACGAGGCACAGGCGCGCGCCTTCTACGTCGATTTCTTAGGCTTCACCGTCGACTGGCAGCACCGCTTTGGCGAGAACTTTCCGCTGTACCAGCAGGTGTCGCTGGGCCGCTGCGTGCTGCACCTGACCGGCCATCACGGCGACTGCTGCCCCGGCGGCGCCGTGCGCATTCCGGTGGCCGACGTGGCCACGCTGCAGGCCTTTCAGCAGCGCCTGCTGGCCGCCGACTACCGCCACGCCAAGCCGGGGCTGCAGGACACGCCCTGGGGCACGCGCGAAATGGCCATCACCGACCCCAGCGGCAACCGGCTGACCTTCTTTGCCGAGCTGCCGCCCACCGCACAACCCTCCACCACCCCGCCGGAGCCCGCCCCTTGATCGCCATCCCCGAAGCGTTTTCGACCAGCTACGCCAAGGCGCGCGTGAAGTTTCTGGAGGCGGGCGCCATCGCCGGCCTGCAGCTGGCGTCGTTCAAGCACCCACTGCCGGGGCGCGACGGCGAACAGCTGGCCACCGACGTGGCACTGGAAGGCGACCCGGCCAGCCCGCGCCTGCTCATCGTCAGCAGCGCCTGCCACGGCGTGGAAGGCTTTTGCGGCAGCGGCGTGCAGGTGTTCGCGCTGCACGACGCCGAGTGGCGCGCCAAGGCCCGCGACGCCGGCGTGGCCGTGCTGTACATCCATGCGCTGAACCCGTACGGCTTCTCCCACGTGCGCCGCGTCACGCAGGAAAACGTGGATCTGAACCGCAACTTTCACGATTTCAGCGCGCCCATGCCCGTCAACGAAGGCTACCGGCGCGTGCACCCGCTGCTGTTTCCGCCCACCTGGCCGCCGGACGCGGCCAACCAGGCGGCCATCCAGGACTTCGTCGCCCGCCACGGCCTGGCCGCCTGGCAGGCGGCCATCACGGGCGGGCAGTACGAGTACCCCGACGGCCTGTTCTACGGCGGCACCGCGCCCACCTGGAGCAACCAGACCGTGCGCGCCATCCTGCGCGAGTACGCCGGGCACGCC
This genomic interval from Ottowia oryzae contains the following:
- a CDS encoding acyl-CoA-binding protein — encoded protein: MSDLKARFEAAVADSKALSERPDNPTLLKIYSLYKQATEGNNEEAKPGMTDIVARAKWDAWKKLEDTSADEAMQQYIDLIDELKG
- a CDS encoding ABC transporter substrate-binding protein, with translation MKQSFSFNRRQFARMLGASAVAGAGLVRAQDSRIVLGQSAAFSGPSMQLGTQFHAGAQLFFQQQAAQGGVNGRTVEIRQLDDGYEPDRCAQNTEKLIRDDVFALFGYVGTPTSVAALPLASAARVPFFAPFTGAMTLREPFKREAFHLRASYDDETELIVKQLVNLHQDRIGVFFQNDAYGKAGLAGVTKALAARKLKPVAEATVERNSVDVAAAVAKLAPSGAQAIVQVGSYKACAAFIRAARKAGFGGTFYNVSFVGTQALADELGKDGAGVMVSQVMPSPYSAVRPITREFVAAARQSGKVNPNYSSMEGYLAAKVFAEGLRRAGGRPTRDSLVTALESINDDFGGYRVGFASNNHVASRFVELSMLTGDGRVRV
- a CDS encoding M20 aminoacylase family protein, with translation MKLIDSILTQAAGIAAVRRDIHAHPELCFEEVRTADLVAAKLTEWGIPVHRGLGTTGVVGIVHGRDGGQSGRAIGLRADIDALPMTEFNTFAHASTHPGKMHACGHDGHTAMLLAAAQHLAQHRNFDGTVYLIFQPAEEGGGGAREMIKDGLFTQFDMEAVFGMHNWPGMDVGKFAVSAGPVMASSNEFKIVITGKGGHAAMPHMGTDPVPVACQIVQGFQTILTRNKKPVEAGVISVTMIHAGEATNVIPDSCEIQGTVRTFTFETLDLIERRMREIAEGVSAAFGATCAFEFERNYPPTINTPYEADFCRRVMADIVGPDNAIAQEPTMGAEDFSFMLQEKPGAYCFIANGFGAHRGQYEGGGHDAGPCTLHNPHYDFNDDLIPLGATYWVRLAEQWLAHQPPADRPMPQGAGK
- a CDS encoding class I SAM-dependent DNA methyltransferase, with product MSEAGRDPAAFYDDLAARYHLLYADWAQAVADQGGALQSLLASHGVLPGAAVLDAACGIGTQTLGLVQGGYAVTACDVSPQAVQRLRDELAARGLSAQVRVDDLRTLSAPDAAYAAVLACDNALPHLLTDAELLQALRQCHRCLAPGGVAVFSVRDYAATPRISPDVRPYGFRRLPDANFLAVQVWEWDGDHYDLRMYLTTEHDDGRCDTRVTVTRYYAVTVAHLMALMAQAGFVAVTRRDGVLFQPVLLGRKAA
- a CDS encoding molybdopterin-containing oxidoreductase family protein is translated as MAEVVGACPHDCPDTCSLITTVQDGRAVRVRGNPAHPPTDGVLCAKVSRYAERTHHPQRVLTPLKRVGAKGEGRFEPIGWDAALDEIAQRLGAIAARDPQAILPYSYAGTMGLVQGESMDRRFFLRLGASLLDRTICSTAGGEALTHTLGGKVGMKVEFFAESRLILIWGSNSITSNLHFWRLAQQARRAGARLVCIDPRRTETADKCDEHIALLPGTDGALALGLMHQLIVNDWLDHDYIERHTLGWPALKERALLWNPQRVAQVCGVPEAQIIELARAYGTTKPAAIRVNYGLQRCAGGGNAMRAVACLPALTGAWRHRAGGLLLSTSGHYPVDRAALQRPDLLAGRTPRTINMSTIGADLLRPASPEFGPAVQALVVYNSNPVAVAPESRQVAAGFAREDLFTVVLEQFLTDTADHADIVLPATTQLEHWDVHLSYGHTDVLLNRPAIAPLGQARSNAQIFRDLAARMGFDEPCFADSDEALCRQAYGDKVDFDVLLQGGFARLAVPDAPFADGGFPTPSGRCEFFSAALAQSGEAGAVGDGLPNHVPNREVAGAHPAYPLAMISPPARNFLNSSFVNVQTLRDMEGEPLLEIHPDDAAARGIASEQLVRVFNDRGEYRVKAHISTRARPGVVNGLGIWWRKLGVAGTNVNEVTSQQLTDIGRGPTFYDCAVQVAALAHV
- a CDS encoding M14 family metallopeptidase, whose product is MIAIPEAFSTSYAKARVKFLEAGAIAGLQLASFKHPLPGRDGEQLATDVALEGDPASPRLLIVSSACHGVEGFCGSGVQVFALHDAEWRAKARDAGVAVLYIHALNPYGFSHVRRVTQENVDLNRNFHDFSAPMPVNEGYRRVHPLLFPPTWPPDAANQAAIQDFVARHGLAAWQAAITGGQYEYPDGLFYGGTAPTWSNQTVRAILREYAGHASHVAWIDLHTGLGPNGVGERIYAGAQDDAAVARARRWWGQQVTSIYDGTSTSALLTGLMWTAIYDAAPQAEYTGIAMEYGTQPVMDVLQALRADQWLALHPEAPPELAAQIKAQVLAAFYTDTDAWKGQIISQARQAMFEAVDGLSGRAGAA
- a CDS encoding aminopeptidase, whose translation is MLSGCTTASYYAQSIEGHLALMGAAKPVEQLLADPATPPDLKARLALAQRIRAFAVTDLALPDNASYHRYADLKRRAAVWNVAAAPADSLTLKRWCFPFVGCVGYRGYYDEAAAKALADRLQREEGLEVRVYGIPAYSTLGWLNWMGGDPLLSTFIRYPEGELARMVFHELAHQVVYVDDDTMFNESYATAVERLGGQQWLATHASQAARQEYAAYDQRRRDFRDLSRATRDDLSAVYKQKEALAHDPQALPAMKSEAMARFRQRYAELKARWAAAGTPYDGYDRWVADANNAFFGVQAAYDELVPAFEALFAREGGNWPRFHAAVAQLAKLPKPERLAKLRALEEQAEQTAQSDSVEPKAR
- a CDS encoding glyoxalase superfamily protein, coding for MSNLPAAAFGPATPLLRQFDEAQARAFYVDFLGFTVDWQHRFGENFPLYQQVSLGRCVLHLTGHHGDCCPGGAVRIPVADVATLQAFQQRLLAADYRHAKPGLQDTPWGTREMAITDPSGNRLTFFAELPPTAQPSTTPPEPAP